In the Oncorhynchus keta strain PuntledgeMale-10-30-2019 chromosome 29, Oket_V2, whole genome shotgun sequence genome, one interval contains:
- the gstz1 gene encoding maleylacetoacetate isomerase isoform X2: MATQTKPILHGYFRSSCSWRVRIAFALKGIEFDQVPVNLIKDGGQQLTDQYKALNSMQQVPAVQIDGITLSQSLAVIQYIEETRPGPRLLPEDPKKRAQVRMISDLIASGIQPVQNLYVLQKIGAEKLQWAQHFIQRGFEALEPILKETASKYCVGDEISMADICLVPQVYNAERFKVDVDQFPTIKRLNQTLMKVEAFKVSHPSCQPDTPADICT, translated from the exons ATGGCAACTCAAACAAAG CCCATTCTCCATGGATATTTCAGGAGTTCATGTTCTTGGAGGGTTCGAATTG CTTTTGCTCTGAAAGGTATTGAATTTGACCAAGTCCCAGTCAATCTTATCAAAGATGGGGGTCAGCAG CTTACAGACCAATACAAGGCGTTAAACTCTATGCAACAAGTGCCTGCTGTCCAAATTGATGGCATCACCCTGTCTCAGTCG CTGGCAGTGATCCAGTACATTGAGGAGACCAGACCAGGACCCAGGCTTCTCCCTGAAGACCCAAAGAAGCGTGCCCAGGTGCGCATGATCTCTGACCTCATCGCCTCCGGGATCCAGCCTGTGCAG AATTTGTATGTGCTACAGAAGATTGGAGCAGAGAAGTTGCAGTGGGCGCAGCATTTCATTCAAAGAGGTTTTGAAG CCTTGGAGCCCATTCTGAAAGAGACGGCAAGCAAGTACTGCGTAGGGGACGAG ATCTCCATGGCAGACATCTGTCTCGTCCCTCAAGTCTATAATGCTGAACG GTTCAAAGTGGACGTTGATCAGTTCCCAACTATCAAAAGGCTAAACCAAACCTTAATGAAGGTAGAGGCTTTCAAAGTGAGTCATCCATCTTGCCAACCAGATACACCTGCTGACATATGTACATGA
- the gstz1 gene encoding maleylacetoacetate isomerase isoform X1: MRLSLACLKKPILHGYFRSSCSWRVRIAFALKGIEFDQVPVNLIKDGGQQLTDQYKALNSMQQVPAVQIDGITLSQSLAVIQYIEETRPGPRLLPEDPKKRAQVRMISDLIASGIQPVQNLYVLQKIGAEKLQWAQHFIQRGFEALEPILKETASKYCVGDEISMADICLVPQVYNAERFKVDVDQFPTIKRLNQTLMKVEAFKVSHPSCQPDTPADICT; encoded by the exons ATGCGGCTCTCACTCGCATGCCTCAAAAAG CCCATTCTCCATGGATATTTCAGGAGTTCATGTTCTTGGAGGGTTCGAATTG CTTTTGCTCTGAAAGGTATTGAATTTGACCAAGTCCCAGTCAATCTTATCAAAGATGGGGGTCAGCAG CTTACAGACCAATACAAGGCGTTAAACTCTATGCAACAAGTGCCTGCTGTCCAAATTGATGGCATCACCCTGTCTCAGTCG CTGGCAGTGATCCAGTACATTGAGGAGACCAGACCAGGACCCAGGCTTCTCCCTGAAGACCCAAAGAAGCGTGCCCAGGTGCGCATGATCTCTGACCTCATCGCCTCCGGGATCCAGCCTGTGCAG AATTTGTATGTGCTACAGAAGATTGGAGCAGAGAAGTTGCAGTGGGCGCAGCATTTCATTCAAAGAGGTTTTGAAG CCTTGGAGCCCATTCTGAAAGAGACGGCAAGCAAGTACTGCGTAGGGGACGAG ATCTCCATGGCAGACATCTGTCTCGTCCCTCAAGTCTATAATGCTGAACG GTTCAAAGTGGACGTTGATCAGTTCCCAACTATCAAAAGGCTAAACCAAACCTTAATGAAGGTAGAGGCTTTCAAAGTGAGTCATCCATCTTGCCAACCAGATACACCTGCTGACATATGTACATGA
- the gstz1 gene encoding maleylacetoacetate isomerase isoform X3 yields MRLSLACLKKPILHGYFRSSCSWRVRIAFALKGIEFDQVPVNLIKDGGQQLTDQYKALNSMQQVPAVQIDGITLSQSLAVIQYIEETRPGPRLLPEDPKKRAQVRMISDLIASGIQPVQNLYVLQKIGAEKLQWAQHFIQRGFEALEPILKETASKYCVGDEVIVLLKGEFVSQRLLESRLNQVSLRDFACA; encoded by the exons ATGCGGCTCTCACTCGCATGCCTCAAAAAG CCCATTCTCCATGGATATTTCAGGAGTTCATGTTCTTGGAGGGTTCGAATTG CTTTTGCTCTGAAAGGTATTGAATTTGACCAAGTCCCAGTCAATCTTATCAAAGATGGGGGTCAGCAG CTTACAGACCAATACAAGGCGTTAAACTCTATGCAACAAGTGCCTGCTGTCCAAATTGATGGCATCACCCTGTCTCAGTCG CTGGCAGTGATCCAGTACATTGAGGAGACCAGACCAGGACCCAGGCTTCTCCCTGAAGACCCAAAGAAGCGTGCCCAGGTGCGCATGATCTCTGACCTCATCGCCTCCGGGATCCAGCCTGTGCAG AATTTGTATGTGCTACAGAAGATTGGAGCAGAGAAGTTGCAGTGGGCGCAGCATTTCATTCAAAGAGGTTTTGAAG CCTTGGAGCCCATTCTGAAAGAGACGGCAAGCAAGTACTGCGTAGGGGACGAG gttattgttctgctgaaaggtgaatttgtctcccagcgtctgttggaaagcagactcaaCCAGGTTTCCCTCagggattttgcctgtgcttaa